In a single window of the Aridibaculum aurantiacum genome:
- a CDS encoding response regulator encodes MNKMFKRISLTGKLMLIAIFPILLLVFFAIQIYKEKSERLEILNNYIERIEQSAAISNVVDVLQVERRLSFGYSISRSWRTEMLMERKKTDEAIQKMVQFEWVSSSPKYTFLDSLQQIRAAIDDTSITPNGVMTYYTNTIFRVNTLNIITGGNITYLNPVNADLMSQKLMMEMITYLGIVRASIYYSLYTKYQDPAIIDQVRSIYLIYNSYIREIQDKGSPAANAALTKLLSTGEPAAISAYIENGIQNQRLDTTWDAEKWWTTSAKAVDQLKHLQRELLNNVSNGILHIYETEKTNRDRSVLFLILSIAAVLGIVSYTITTITKTLNELNVAAKKIATGATGIQLDVASRDVIASLADSIVYIDKNNQKLAVAADAIGSGNFDVEVVARSSEDILGNAVLHMKNDLQMYHKENEQKLWVHEGIAAVNDAIRGQKTVQVLSADVLNALVSFIGAEVGLMYTAYEKHLQFAAAYAVSDTTFIPSQIGYGETLIGQVAQNKQLMQLKNIPTDFIKIRTGTGEAMPTNILLVPLVHNDVLEAVVEIGCLQETADKTIAFLEQVIPAIALAIQGAKSRARLQELFEQVQSQAEELQAQHRDLENINAELETHTERLQASEEELKVQQEELLQANQELEERSRLLEERNQLIVEKNIEIQQKAEELELSSKYKSEFLANMSHELRTPLNSVLLLSRLLAENNDHNLSAEQVEYARVIQSSGNGLLSLIDEILDLSKIEAGKMELEYQPVLVQEIVQDIRSLFAPLAKEKGLDFNVHVEPQLPSTIETDKQRLEQVLKNLLSNALKFTTQGSVSFSVSTLKDNHAFICFSVKDTGIGIPKEKHALIFEAFQQADGSTRRKFGGTGLGLSISRELTRLLGGEIKLASEPGKGTEFTIYIPIEKVAAAALGETESEDDEKQASVQAPVFRKGFRVERIPEALPDDRAHVSPSEKTLLIIEDDTAFAKALVEYTRQKGYKALVAVRGDEGIELAQKYKPMGILLDIQLPVKDGWEVMEELKSNPITRHIPVHMMSSLEAKKESLVKGAVDFINKPVAFEQMQDVFKKIEHVLTKDPKKVLILEENKKHAKALAYFLETFNVNTEISASIDEGVDVLQREGVDCVILDMGVPDHASYQTLEQVKKTPGLENLPIIIFTGRNVSKPEEMRIKQYADSIVLKTAQSYQRIIDEVSLFLHLVEESKNDSGAGKYKRLGALNEVLAGKKILVTDDDVRNIFSLTKALEIHNMEVYTAVDGREALKRLEEHPDMNVVLMDIMMPEMDGYEAMRKIRAQKAFQHLPIIAVTAKAMTGDREKCIQAGASDYISKPVDIDQLTSLLRVWLYDKSI; translated from the coding sequence GTTCGAATGGGTGTCGTCATCACCTAAGTATACTTTTCTTGATAGCCTTCAGCAAATACGCGCAGCTATAGATGACACCTCCATTACCCCCAATGGTGTTATGACCTACTATACCAACACCATTTTCAGGGTCAACACACTCAACATAATTACCGGCGGAAACATCACCTATCTAAATCCGGTGAATGCAGACCTGATGAGCCAGAAGTTGATGATGGAAATGATCACTTACCTGGGTATCGTTCGGGCTTCTATTTATTATTCATTGTATACAAAATACCAGGATCCTGCTATTATTGACCAGGTGAGATCTATTTACCTGATCTATAATAGTTACATCCGCGAGATACAGGATAAAGGATCACCGGCAGCCAATGCTGCACTAACAAAATTGTTATCTACAGGAGAGCCTGCTGCTATTAGTGCTTATATAGAAAACGGTATCCAGAACCAGCGGCTCGATACGACGTGGGATGCAGAAAAATGGTGGACAACATCAGCAAAGGCAGTAGACCAATTAAAACATTTACAACGTGAGCTGTTGAACAATGTAAGCAATGGCATCCTGCATATTTATGAAACTGAAAAGACAAATCGTGACAGGAGCGTCCTGTTCCTTATTTTAAGTATAGCTGCTGTTTTAGGTATTGTGTCTTATACAATCACTACCATCACTAAAACATTGAATGAACTGAATGTCGCTGCAAAGAAAATAGCAACCGGGGCTACAGGTATTCAACTGGATGTTGCGTCGCGTGATGTTATTGCCAGCCTTGCTGATTCAATTGTATACATAGATAAGAATAATCAAAAGCTTGCAGTGGCAGCCGACGCTATAGGCAGTGGCAATTTTGATGTAGAGGTGGTTGCCCGCAGCAGCGAAGATATTCTCGGCAATGCTGTATTGCACATGAAGAACGACCTGCAGATGTATCACAAAGAGAATGAACAAAAGCTTTGGGTACATGAAGGTATTGCTGCGGTCAATGATGCCATACGTGGGCAGAAGACTGTGCAGGTACTCTCTGCAGATGTGCTGAATGCGCTGGTTTCTTTTATAGGCGCAGAAGTAGGGCTAATGTATACTGCCTATGAAAAGCACCTGCAGTTTGCAGCAGCTTATGCAGTGTCCGATACCACTTTTATCCCGTCGCAAATTGGTTATGGAGAAACACTCATTGGCCAGGTTGCGCAAAACAAGCAGCTGATGCAGTTGAAGAATATTCCAACTGACTTTATCAAAATAAGAACGGGTACAGGTGAAGCTATGCCTACCAATATTTTGCTGGTACCACTGGTGCACAACGATGTATTGGAAGCTGTTGTTGAGATAGGTTGCCTGCAAGAAACAGCTGATAAAACCATTGCTTTCCTAGAGCAAGTAATACCAGCCATAGCATTAGCCATACAAGGTGCAAAGAGCCGCGCCAGGTTGCAGGAATTGTTCGAGCAGGTACAGTCGCAGGCTGAAGAGCTGCAGGCTCAGCACAGGGACCTGGAGAACATCAATGCTGAATTGGAAACGCATACAGAGCGCCTGCAGGCATCGGAAGAGGAACTAAAAGTACAGCAGGAGGAATTGTTGCAGGCCAACCAGGAGCTGGAGGAAAGATCAAGGCTATTGGAAGAACGCAATCAATTAATCGTTGAGAAAAACATTGAGATACAGCAGAAGGCAGAAGAGCTGGAGCTGAGTTCAAAATACAAATCGGAGTTCCTGGCAAATATGTCGCATGAGCTTCGTACGCCACTAAACTCGGTGCTGTTGTTATCGCGCCTGCTGGCTGAGAACAATGATCATAATCTTTCTGCAGAACAGGTAGAGTATGCAAGGGTGATACAGTCTAGCGGAAATGGATTGCTGTCGCTGATAGATGAGATACTTGATCTATCTAAAATAGAAGCCGGCAAAATGGAGCTGGAATACCAGCCGGTATTGGTGCAGGAAATCGTGCAGGATATACGTTCTTTGTTTGCACCGCTAGCCAAAGAAAAAGGGCTTGATTTCAATGTCCATGTAGAGCCACAACTACCTTCTACCATAGAAACAGACAAGCAGCGCCTGGAGCAGGTGCTGAAAAACCTGTTATCAAACGCGCTTAAGTTTACCACCCAAGGCTCTGTTAGCTTTTCTGTTTCTACCCTCAAAGACAACCATGCATTTATCTGCTTTTCGGTAAAAGACACAGGGATTGGTATTCCTAAAGAAAAGCATGCGCTCATCTTTGAAGCGTTTCAGCAAGCCGATGGATCTACACGCAGAAAATTTGGTGGTACCGGCCTTGGACTTTCCATTAGCCGCGAACTAACAAGGCTCTTAGGCGGAGAAATTAAGTTGGCAAGTGAGCCGGGTAAGGGAACTGAATTCACCATTTATATTCCAATAGAAAAAGTGGCAGCGGCAGCACTCGGTGAAACAGAGTCTGAGGATGATGAGAAGCAAGCTTCAGTACAGGCACCTGTGTTCAGGAAAGGCTTCAGGGTGGAAAGAATTCCAGAGGCTTTACCCGATGATCGTGCGCATGTTTCACCAAGCGAGAAGACGCTGTTGATAATAGAAGATGATACAGCTTTTGCGAAAGCGCTGGTAGAATATACGCGGCAGAAAGGTTATAAAGCCCTGGTAGCTGTAAGGGGCGATGAAGGAATAGAGCTGGCGCAAAAGTACAAGCCAATGGGCATCTTGCTCGATATACAATTGCCTGTGAAAGATGGTTGGGAAGTGATGGAAGAATTGAAATCAAATCCAATCACGCGTCATATCCCGGTGCACATGATGTCTTCGCTCGAGGCTAAAAAAGAGAGCCTGGTGAAAGGTGCAGTTGATTTCATCAACAAGCCTGTTGCGTTTGAGCAGATGCAGGATGTGTTCAAGAAAATTGAGCATGTGCTGACCAAGGATCCTAAGAAAGTGCTGATACTGGAGGAGAATAAAAAGCATGCAAAAGCACTGGCATATTTCCTTGAAACATTTAATGTGAATACTGAAATATCGGCCAGTATAGATGAAGGTGTAGATGTACTGCAGCGCGAAGGAGTGGATTGCGTAATTCTTGATATGGGTGTGCCTGATCATGCTTCGTACCAAACACTGGAGCAGGTGAAGAAGACGCCTGGACTTGAGAATTTGCCTATCATCATTTTCACAGGCAGGAACGTATCAAAGCCAGAGGAAATGCGCATCAAGCAATATGCAGATTCTATAGTGCTTAAGACGGCGCAGTCGTACCAGCGTATCATTGATGAAGTGTCGCTGTTCCTGCACCTGGTAGAAGAGTCAAAGAATGATAGCGGCGCAGGTAAATACAAACGCTTAGGTGCATTGAACGAGGTGCTGGCAGGTAAAAAGATACTTGTGACAGATGACGATGTGAGGAATATCTTCTCCCTTACAAAAGCATTGGAGATCCACAACATGGAAGTGTATACTGCGGTAGATGGTCGCGAGGCGCTGAAACGACTGGAAGAACATCCTGATATGAATGTAGTGCTGATGGATATAATGATGCCTGAAATGGATGGCTACGAGGCCATGAGGAAGATACGTGCCCAGAAAGCATTTCAACATTTACCCATAATAGCTGTAACTGCTAAAGCAATGACCGGCGACAGGGAAAAATGCATACAGGCCGGCGCTTCCGATTACATTTCTAAACCCGTAGATATTGACCAGCTGACATCGTTGTTACGTGTATGGTTATACGATAAAAGTATTTGA
- a CDS encoding response regulator, with product MEGDKLLIIDDDPRNIFALQAVLKARGFPVVSASSAMEGIKILQEQSGFKVVLLDMMMPEMDGYEAIGEIKKLEHSSVIKIIAVTAQAMVGDREKCLAAGADGYVSKPIDVDVLLNLVQ from the coding sequence ATGGAAGGTGATAAACTACTCATCATAGATGATGATCCTCGGAACATTTTTGCGCTGCAGGCGGTACTGAAGGCACGAGGTTTTCCTGTGGTGTCAGCATCATCAGCAATGGAAGGCATTAAAATTTTACAGGAACAATCCGGGTTCAAAGTTGTTCTGTTAGACATGATGATGCCTGAGATGGATGGTTACGAAGCCATTGGTGAAATAAAAAAGCTGGAGCATTCAAGTGTTATCAAGATTATAGCTGTAACAGCGCAGGCCATGGTGGGTGACCGCGAAAAATGTTTGGCAGCAGGAGCCGATGGTTATGTTTCCAAACCGATAGATGTAGATGTATTGTTGAACCTGGTGCAATAG